Within the uncultured Draconibacterium sp. genome, the region AAGCAGCTATTTTCTCATAATGTAAACCATATAAAAGATTCATTGCATACATTCCTCCATCTATATACGCCTGATAACGTTCAGGCACATTTTCAAATACTCCAAGCTCTGCTGTAATTACAATTAATTTATTGGTTAAATGTCCGAAACCTCTATTGCCTCCCTGCACTGTTAATATCGCTTCGATTAGTTTTTTATCGGAATATACATAAGTTCTCCAGGCTTGCCGATTACAAGCCGAAGGAGTTTTTTTTGAGATTTCAAGTGCATTGATTATTTTCTCAATCGGGATATCTTCTTCCGTAAAGTTTCGAACACTGGCTCTGGAATATGCAAATTTAGGGAAAGCACTTTCTGTGTATTTGAAATAGTCTTCTTTTGTGGTTTCAATTTGCTGACATGAAGATGCATTAGATACTATGTCTTCCAATGATTTGATTGAACGTATTGTTTCTTCTTCTAACTTAAATCCATTTTCGTTGTGAAATTCTTTGTATTCAATGATTACCTGAATGGCGTGATTCAATTGTTCATCCCCTTCACCATGTAATTGAATGTAATTAATACAGTTTTGAATGAGTATTACTAATTTTTGTTGTCCAAATCCCAGTCTGGATTCCGGCATGGTTAAGCCTTTTTCAATAACATGATAATCTTTAATGATAATACCTATTAATTTAGTAGCCGTATTGCTTCCAAAGGAGGCTGAATATTTGGAATAAAGCTTAAAGTCATACCTGTAAGCTGCTTTTAAATTTCTCCATGTTCTTATTCGATTCCACTTTACTTTGAGAAAGTTAAATATCTTTGGGGGAAGTATTTTCGCCAATATTTGCTTAAGCATTGATTTTTGATTTTATGTTTCTTATTATTTGAACCAGATATTTTTTTTCATCACTACCCAAGCCTATAGTGTAAATAGCTAACAGCGCTGTAGTAATTGATACTGTTGTGGTTATTAGAAAGCGAATAAAGCCTTCGTTTAAGTTGTTGACTAAAAAAAATGGGATAATATACGAGAGTATTCCTGAAATGAGAATACGTGAAATTACATGAGTTAGAAATCCCCGAACTGGTAATCCAACCATTGATTTTAACAAAAGCAAACGTAGTCCAAGGCATACAGTTGAGTTGGCGATTGCTAGAATGAAAACAGTCTCGGGTGGATATCCTATTTTTAAAAAGATATAGGAAATAGGCAGGTTCAGAATCATTACTCCTCCAACAACCGATTGATATTTCTTTATTCTACCTGTAGCCTGAGCCGCTGTCATTAAAGGATAGGAAAGGGAATCGATAAGGGCTGCAATTATAATTAATTGTGTAAAAATTACTGTATATTCAGGTACTTCTTTTAACCAAAGTGTGAAGATAAATTTGGTTTCGAGTAATACCGGCATAGAAAGAATAAACAAAAGGAAAAAAGAGAATTTTGAACTTTGAAAAACCAGTTTCAGCATTTGTTGTTTTTCGTTGGCCGCATAATATTTTATGATCTGAGGACGGGTGGCTGTCATAAAATTCTGTACAAACTGGTTGATGGCGCTGTTCACCTGAAAAGCAACTCCCCGTGCAGCGTTTACAACAGGCCCAAAGAAAATGTTAAGCACAATGTTTACTCCCTGGTTATTGAATATTCCAGCTAAAGCTCCAAATAAGTTCCACCCGGAGTATGTTACAATTTCTTTAAAAAGTACAGTGTCCCAATAAAACGAGTAACTGCATTCGCTGAATTTTCGTTGGGTATAGGTGCGGTAAATAAGGGTTGTAAAGGTTGTAACGGCAAACATTAAAACGGCATAGAGTTTTAGCTTGTCGTAGGAAAACACCAGTAGCAGGTACACGATCAGTAGCTTCAAGCTTACCTCTATAATGCTAACATAGGCATATACCTTCATGCGCTCGTGGGCAATTATGGCAGCGTTGTAGGGTACGGTAAACATGGTCATCATAAACGAGAGGATAGAAAACTGGTACACCCATCGGGCGGCTTCCATACGCTCGGGAGGAATGGTCATTTTGTTGTTCATGAACCAAAGACCAACGGTTTCTGCCAGCAAGAGAATGATCACCGCAATAATGGCGTAAATGGTCATAGTCATGCTAAAGGTTTTCTTTAGCTGGTCGTAGTTTCTCCGCCCCAGTTCAAAGGCAAAGAAACGCTGGGAGGCAGAAGCCATGGTGCCGCTTAAAAACGCAAACATGGTAACAATTCCGCCTACAACGTTGTAGAGTCCATAGTCTACTGTCCCCAGGGTATCTAGCACAACTCGTACCGTAAAGAGGCTTACACCCATGGTAAGGAGCATCCTGAAGTAGAGCATGAGGGTGTTTTTAGCTATTCTTTTATTGTTTTCGGAACGAGACATTTTTTTAACTTTCTGTATTCAATCTTTGTTTTCTGATGGTAACAGTATGAGATATCCTTTTTCTATTCTGGAGTATGGCTAGCAGAAATAGAAGTTTGGTCAATTGCTATTCCATGTGAATTGCTTCCTGTATCCATCATAACTACGTCGTGTTTAGAACTTAAAATTTTAAAACTGAGGATTTAAGATACGAGAGTCACAGATTCGGGGAACAGAAATATGTTCATTTTTAAACATAAGAAATGCATCAAAACTGTTGTGAAGAATATTAGACATTATGAGTTGTTATATCTTCCTGTCATTAATGAATAACTCAACAATCTTTGTTTCGGTAAGAGATTGGAGCCAAGCATATAATTATTGTAGTTTGATTGTTAGTATTATGTATTTCATACATTTATGTCACTCAGGTAGCCTGTTTTGAATTTGCATCTACCCTGATATTATTACTGGTAATCAGTGCTTTGTCCATAGATTGCCTCACGCCTGCATTACAAAATTTGTATGGGAATTGGCCATGTTCTCTATATCCTTGCTGATTTGTTTGCAATAACTATTGGTAAAGTTTGAGAAAATATCTAACATAAACGGTAGTTGTGAAACTAAATATACTGTTGTTGTTTCTGTGCCTTATTTCTCATTCTTTATTCCATTCTTTTTTTAATGTATTAAGAAATTCCTTTCCAAAAATCCAGCAGATGGAGAACACCGCACCCAAAAAAATAAAGATAATCAAGATTGTTAATCCACTAGTATTATCTTCCAACGGTACGGTTACCGGTTTTAGCACAGAAAAAACAGGAGTATCTTCTTTCACCTGAATACGTGCTTGTTCTAATTGCTGGGCTAAACCCGAATACACATCAAAAGACAGCTGGTAATCGCTTTGCAGGCGCTCTTCCTGGGTACGGGCAAGGGCAGAGGTCACATTTTTGTTTTTATCGCGAAATTCGGCCAAAGCTGCCTGGGCAGTTTCGAACTCTGCTTTGTTGTCATTGTAACGTTCTTCAATAAAATTCAATTGAGCTGATGCTTTTTCTATTTTATAGGTGGTGATGTATCGTTGTAATAGCAGTAATGCTTTTTGAGTAACCTGGGCGGCCAGCTCCGCATCAAGTGTACTGGCTGAAAGCGTAAGAAAACCGTCTTTGTCGTTAACGTCAAGCTTAACCTTTTCACTTAACATTTCCCTGATTTTATCCTGTTCCTCTGTTAGGATGATATAGCCATTAGTTGATTGGTCATTAGTCACTGATTGAGTATCACCTTTAATGGCTTTTATAATTACTCCGGGGAGTCCAATCGTATATTTTTTTAACCCTTCCAAAAATCCAGTTTCTTTTTCTTCCGTGTAATAGGTATAGATACTGATGGAGTCTTTCCTTCCGGGAAAATGGAAGGGGGTATTCATGAGTTCCAGCTGGAAAGGCACGCTATTTAGAATTTGTGGATAGACCATAGGAGAGAGTTGAGTATTTCCTCCAGTCATGTCGTTGATATTAAACCCTGCCATAGCTGCCAGGGAAGATAAGCCCCCAAGTTTCGTTGAGGCATCACTGATTTGTGGTACCACCGTGGTGGAGGCGGTATATTCTTTGGGAGTTAGCAGGGCTACAGCAACCCCCAGAACCATAAAGATGGTTACCGTTATAATTATAAATTTACGGTTGTCCCAAAGGGTCTTGACCAGGGCAATGAGGTCGATCTCATCCTCTTCAGCTTGATTATTTTTGTTTATATCTTCTGTCATTTTCTAGTTGTTTGTAATTGCTCAATTCTTTAGCATAAAACTGCTGATTTCAATAAATAAGCCTACCATGCTCTTGCGACAGCTGCAATGGCTACGGCCATTGATGACATGGTGGAGGCGATGGCGAACCAAAGTCCTTGCTGACGTTCTTTCTCCACCTTTTCGGGAACTACCACTAAGCTTCCCGGTGTAACTTTAGGGTAACGTTTAAAAATAAATCCTTTGGTAACTGCCGTTTCGCCATTGGGGTATTGTACATAGGTTTTTTTCTTATTGGCTTGAGCCTGAAACCCTCCGGTACGGTTAATATAATATTTGGCATTTTTCCCTGCTTCGAAGGTAATGGAGAAGGGGTTTTGTACACTTCCGATAATTTTAACGGTTTGCATAAATTCCGGGATATTGAGGCGGTCGCTGTTTTTTAATAACAGGTCTTTCTCACTCTTCGGATCGTTAAGAATATTTTGCAGGTTAATAGCCACCCGTTCAGAGCCCAGTTCATCGGAAAAACGTTCGAGTGTGGCCCCCTGAAGGTAGGCTTTAGGCGTGTATCCACCGGCCATTTGCACCAGGTCGGAAATACGCATCTGTTTGTAGGTAATGGCATAAGCTCCTGCGTAGATTACTTCCCCCGAAATAATTACCGTTTCGTTTTGACGGAAATTGGGAGCCGTACGAACCGATACCTGATCCCAGGGGCGTAATTTCATCTCCGCATCGTTTTTTCCCAGTTGTAATCCGCGTGAGATATTGGCGATGATCACATGCCCGATAGTATCGGAGAGTATGGAAGCATCGTGGTAGCTCAACCGGCGGGCAATTTCAATAAACGTACTGTCGGCACCTTCCGTAAGGCCACCGGCCAGGAAAATAGCGTCGCCAAGTGTCATGTTTTCCGACCAGTTGAAAGGACCGGGTTCAATCACTTCGCCGTTAACGGTAATATAAGGTTGTTCTTTTAAATCGAAATGTGTTTTGATGAGCACTTCGTCGTCGGCTTGCAGTAATATATTCTGTTTCCCGGTGCTGATATCCTCTACATCAAAAGCGATGGCAGAAGTAGTGCGGTCGCTGTTGTAGCGGGTGATCAATCCCCGGCCTTTAAATGCTTCGGGCAACAGCTTGTCGGCTTTTTCTATTAACTGTGCAAGTGTAAGCCCTTCGGTCCATTCGTATTCTCCCGGATGGTACACGGCACCTTCTATGCTTACCCGGTTTTCGAAGCGGTCGGTTATCAGGGCATTTCTTATGGAATCACCTTTTACCAGCGGAGTGGTGTTCAGTTGGTCATAGGGCACATCAATGATCTGTTGTCCTTGCTGTGCTTGCCGAACTATTTGGGTATTTCCAAGAAAAGCTCCCGGGTTAAAACCTCCGGCAAAACGTACCAGGTCGTTTAACATTTCGCTGTCTTTCATCTCGAAAATACCGTTGCGTTTAAATTCGCCATTCACCACTACATGTTTCTCTACCGGAGGAACAAAGATAATATCACCGTCTTTTAAAGTAATGTTGTCGGATGGATCGGCATTTACCAATAGGTTATAGATATCGACAACTTTCTCTACTTTGTTGTCGCGAATGACTTTTATATTTCGGAACGAGCCAATTTCGTTGGGGCCACCTGAAAGGTATAAGCCATTAAAGACAGTGGCTGTTACGGGCAAAGTATAGGTCCCGGGAGTTACCACTTCACCCAGCAGGTTTACACGGATGGAGCGTAATTGCCCCATATCTAACTGGGCAAAGGTGCCGGGATTGTCACCTCCCATATCGGCATAAATTGCTGTGAGGTTTTTGATGATCTTCTTTTCAGCCTCGTCAAATGACATACCTGCTACATAAACCGGCCCCAGGTCGGGGATAACGATCTGCCCGTTATTATTTACTCTTAGCTGGTAGTTGTTTTGCGAGTTGCCCCAAACCTGAATGAGCAACTGGTCGCCAATTCCTATTTCGTAATTTTTTGGTGTTTGTATGTTTACAATAGGTTCAAAAGTAAGGTTTTCGTTGTTAAACAGATAAGCTCCAAAGACTTCCAGATCCTCCTTGAATTCAACTTTCCTTTGTGAGAGGTATGAGTCCTCTTGATCTTCAGGTAATATTTCCGGCTCTTCATAGAGGTTGTACATGTTTTGTTGCGCGGTGTCCTGTTCGCTTAAACGTTGTCGCATTTCCATGATTTGCTGCTCAGTAGCTCCCCGCTGACGGGCCAATTGTATCGCTTGTTCTTCCGTTAAACCGGCATCCTGCATGGCCTTTTTGGCTCTGTCGATCTCAGATTGAGGCAATGAATTAACATCAACGTTCTTTACATCCTGCGTCTGCGTCTGTGCCTGTGTAGTCAGCAGCAGTGCAGAGCAAAAGAATACAGTTAACATTGTTTTAAGTAAGTACTTCATATTTTTGATACGTTATTCTATAAGGTTTATCTATTTTATTCGTTTACATAAAAAGAACGAAGCTACAATATATTTTCCAGTTAAGGATTAATATCGTACTCCTTAATCCCGAAGTCGGGGGGCTGAAGGTGGAAGAAAAATATTCATCGATTTATTTTCTAGTTAATGGTCAAAACCCTGCAATTTGCTTTCATCGATTTTCAATTCATTGCAGCTACTTTAGTTTCTATAAACTTTTATTATAATCTTAAAAACACCTCCTTTGGTGGTGGTAATGTTTCAAAGGCTTTGCATTTAAAATTCTTAACTTAGTGACATGAGTAATTTCAAGAAATCAAGTCATGTCATTTATCGGTGTACGTATCATATCGTTTGGACACCAAAATATCGCTACCGTATTCTTGAAGGTCTAGTCAAAGATCAATTGAGTCGAGACATCCCGATGTTGCTTGAATGGAAAGATTGCCAGTTGGATGAAATAAATATTCAAGCAGATCATATCCATTTGATAGTTAGTGTTCCTCCAAAACTCTCAATATCAAAACTCATGGGAGTTTTGAAAGGAAAGACCGCTATCAAAATATTCAAGAGTTATCCTCAGTTAAAGGTAAAACCCTATTGGGGCAATCACTTTTGGTCACGAGGATACTGTGTGGACACAATTGGCCTTGATGAAGAAAAGATCAAGAAATATGTCAAATATCAAGAAGATCAAGAACGTCTCGAAGAGCAACAACGGCTCAACTTTGGCCCCTTATAGGGGCTTTCTTTCAAGCCCACCTTCTAAGAAGGTGGTTTTTTATTTTATAGGATTTTGATTTGAGTACAGAGATTTGAGTATTGAGAAGCTTATTCGTGTCTATTTTCTTCTCTCACTACTCATTCCTTTCTACTCATATCCTATGCTTTGTTCATTTTGAATTTCATTCAGTCTTAAACCTATGTACTTTCAGTGCATAGTGGTTTAGTTTTTGACTTCGGTCTCCGCTTTTCTGACTTCCGTCCACGTTTCTTTTTACGAATTCCATTTGTATTTTATGTATGTTCTGGTATATAACCATTTATTCTCTCGACCAAATGTGTAAGGCATTTTGTTTTTGCAGGTAATCGGCTTTTTCCTTTTCAGAAATAACAAGGTAGCGAATTTTTTTATCTACCAGTTTTTCGGCTTTCGACACTAGGGCAACCACAAAGCGGGTATCAATGTCGTCGCCCACCAACAGCAGGTCGATAATGCCCGATGCTTTACCTATGGCCAGATCGCCGATAAGATAAGCCTCGTTAAGGTCGCCTACATTTTTCAGTATTTTATCAATAACCGTATCCAGCCCCACAGTCTTTTGTAAAATGCTATTGATTTCACTGTAAAGCGGGTGGTTGTCGTTGGCCCGGAAATATTTTCGGTTTCCATTAAAATTCGATATCAGTAAATCAGCTTGCTCCAGCCTGTTTAGTTCCAAACGTATAGCATTTGAAGATTCACCGAACTCCTGTTCAAGATTTCTGAGGTAGCTGGTGGTTTCCTTATTCAGAAAAAACTTGAGTAAAAGTTTTAGCCTGGTTTTGTTTGTGATTAAAGATTCTATCATTTGGCTAATAGTGAGTTATGTGAAGTTGTAATAGTTGAAGAGTAGTGGTGGATATGCTGATTCGGGCACTGCTTCGCCTCCTCAGTTACATGTGTTGTATGAGTAGAAAATTAATATTAGTTGAGTAGCAAAACTACTCAATTTGATGAATTAATAATGCCGATTCCTGAAAAAAATACAAAAATGTTAGTTGTTATTTAATGACGGAAAATGAGCATTATGTTTTTATTTGACTAATTATTTGACAGTGTGTTAGTTCTGCTATTGGTTGTAAGTTTTGTTTTTATCTTGACTTGACGGTTCCTGGTTTGTTCTTAGGTATTAGATCACAGTTTCAGGCACCGCACTAAGGTATGCGGCCGGGATTTCCACCAAAAAGGAAGTGTTGATTTGTTCAATGCGCAAAACGAATTTATTCTTGCCTCTGCATTCTACCAGTTCTCCTTTTAGGCCAACCATTGGCCCCTCGATCACTTCAACTACTTTGCCCGGTGCAAAATTTTCCATAGTAACATCCACTTCAAAATCAAATTGCTGAAGCAGGGTGCGTATGGCATCAATTTCCTGTTGGCTAACGATGGCTGCTTTACGCTCGAAAGTGATGTAGCTTACCACATTTGCCAGCTGCAAAACCATATCATATTCTTTTCGGGTGATGTTTACAAAACAATAACCGGGGATGAGTGGTGTTTCTACCCATTTTTTACGGTCTTTCCATTGGCGGAGCTGCTTCTGTAGAGGTAGGAAGCATTCTATGTCACTGGCTATAAGTTCCAGAAGAACTTTCTTCTCAGCCCTCGATCGGGTATATACTACATGCCATTGTTTCCGGGTCTGCATGGTCATTATTAGTCTTTTTTGTGGATCGTAAATATGTGGCAAAAATATAAATTGCCGATGAAAATAACGTAGTGTAGCATGTAATATTTTATACTGATCGATTTTTAGGCAATATGCTGAGTAGAGCTAAGGTGTTTTGGAAAAGCTGGAACGGTATAATTTAAAAGGCAAACGGCAAGATTAGACGGTAAAGGAATTGCTGAGTTAACCCGGATAATTCATTTGATTTTAGCAATAGTCATGTTTCTCCGGGTTAATCCCGACTTAGTTGAGTCCATTTTTGAGTGTCAAAAATGGGTACGAAACTTCGTCGCATTAAACTATTTTGCTATTTGTGATGAATAATGCGGATTAATGAGACGGTGAGCACTGAGACTGTGAGAATGATATGATTGAACGAAGATTGATGTAGATTGAGTGCTGAGATTGATAAAGCTCGAGGATCGTAGCTCGCCTCTCGCAGATTCCTAAAACGTGTACATTAAGGCAAGTCCTTTCTGACGGCCGGTTTTCCACGGAAAAATATCGAGGTTTTTGAGGTGTTCACGATCCCATTTATATTGGTGGGTGAGGTAGATTAGTTCGGTGGAGATTATTCCTACTCCGGCACCGACCATAACATCAGAAGCCCAATGGCTGCCTTTGGAAATACGCATGATCCCTACGGTGGTTGCACAGGCATAGGCACCTACGCTGTACCATGGGCTTATCTCGCTATATTCGCGGTGCATCCATTGGGCTGCTGCAAAAACAATGGCTGTATGCCCTGAAGGCATAGACTGAGGTTCGCCTGTTGGACGTTCTACATCCAATATGTTCTTTAGGCTTTTTGTGAAAATGGTAGTCAGTATCATGCTTTTGCCCAATATGACAGTTTGGTTCCCAATATTGTTTTTCCCTTCTATTCCAAAGGCGTTTAAGGAATAAACTGCGGCAATTGGTGCAAAACGAAGATAGTCGTCCAGGTTGCCCGTGTAATTAAAATGTTCCCAGCGCCACTGGTCAATATCGTATTTCCAATCGGAAAAATGCAGGATCGTCCCACCGGCGATTAGAATCGAAGGAGCTATAAAAGGCTTAAATCCACGTTTTTTGTCAGCATAACGAAAATCTATTCGGTGGATGGAATCGTTGTGAAAAGCGTAGCTTGGAATTGTCTCTGTGGTCAGCAAGGAAATCCGTTCCGGTTTTTTCTTGTCGGACGCTATACTCTGTATTGAGAATAGTAGCAATGCTGCTACCAGAATATTTGCTATGAGTGTTGAATGATTTTGCACGGAGCAAAAATAGGAAAAGGATTTGCACGGCAAAAGGAAAAAAGTAAAGGCAAAAGGTAAAAGGTAAAAGTGAAGAAGCACTGAGATGGTGAGACAGTGAGATTGAAAGAAGATTGATGTAGGTTGTAAGATTTAGTATAATTGAACAAACTCGTGGCTTGCAGCTAGTGTGAAGATTGCTAATTTCCCGAACTAATTTTTACCCTATTTTCCTTTCTGCCACGTTAAGTTTTTTCGCCGTAACTACGGCTATGCCTGTAAAACTTGCCTTGCATAAAGAAAAATATCATCAAAAATTTTAATTCGTTTAATTAACACTCTTCACACTAGTAACTCGTAGTTGGCAAAAAAAGCACTACCTCCAAAGCTGAAGATAATGCTTTAAAATCTATGGTAATTTTGCTTAAGCCAGTGTGGCGACCATAACGGCTTTTATAGTGTGCATGCGGTTTTCAGCTTCATCGAATACCAGCGATGCTTTGCTTTCAAAAACTTCTTCGGTGACTTCCATGGCTTCCAAACCGAATTTTTGATAGATCTGCTCGCCAATTTTTGTATCCCGATTATGGAAAGCGGGGAGGCAGTGCAGGAATTTTACATCTGGATTGCCGGTGAGTTTCATCGCTTTTTTGTTTACCTGGTAGGGGAGCAGCAGTTTTATGCGTTCCTGCCATACTTCATCTGGTTCTCCCATCGATACCCAAACGTCGGTGTACAGAAAATCGCAGTCTTTAACGGCTGTGGCTACATCCTCGGTAATCGTAATTTTACCACCAGTTTGAACGGCTATTTCGCGGCATTTGGCCTGCAATTCCTCAGAAGGCTGGCAGGCCTTTGGTGCTGCGGCTCTAAAATCCATTCCTAGTTTAGCCGCACCAACCATTAGCGAGTTGCCCATGTTATTTCGTGCATCGCCCAGGTAGCAGAATTTGACTTCAGACAACGGTTTGTTGCTGTGTTCCTTCATAGTCAGAAAATCAGCCAGAATCTGAGTTGGGTGAAATTCATTGGTGAGGCCATTCCAAACCGGAACACCGGCAAATTCACCTAATTCTTCCACAATACCTTGTCCAAAACCACGGTATTCAATTCCATCGTACATTTTTCCCAGCACACGGGCTGTGTCTTTCATTGTTTCTTTCTGGCCAATTTGCGATCCCGAAGGGCCAAGATAAGTAACCTGAGCTCCCTGATCGTAGGCGGCGACTTCAAAAGCGCAGCGGGTGCGGGTAGAGGCTTTTTCAAAAATCAGCGCTATGTTTTTCCCGGTTAGCAAAGGTTTTTCAGAGCCTTCGTATTTTGCCTTTTTTAAACTTGCCGCTAAATCGAGCAGTTCATTTATTTCGTTAGGAGTAAAATCCAGTAGTTTGAGGAAGTTTCTGTTTTTTAAATTATTGGTCATTCTGTTTTAGTTTTTTATTTGGTTGCTGTTGATTTTAATTTGTCAGTTATCTTTTTTTACCACAGAGCTGAACAAAGAAGTCTTAGAGTTTCACAGAGAAGAAAAGTCTCAGTCGCAGTTTTCAGCTTCAGTTGGCAATTTATCAGTTTTTCAATTTTACAATTTCTTACATTCTCATTGCTCAGTTCTCACACTCTCTCTTTTCATACTCCATTGTAATTTTCGAACCGTAACTCTTGTCTGCCAGTTTTGTGGCTTCGGTGATAATACTCTTGCTGCCACCGTTTTTTATAAAGTTGAGGCAGGCCTTTATTTTGGGCTCCATCGTTCCTTCAGCAAATGTACCATTTTCAAGATGTTTTAGGGTGTCGGAATAATTTAAAAATTCGAGTTTTTGCTGCGTTTCCTGTCCAAAGTCCTTGTAGATAAACGGTACGTCGGTGAGGATGTATAGCTCGTTGGCATTGATATTGGTGGCCAACATTCCCGACGCCATATCTTTGTCGATTACCGCATCCAGCGTACGCACGTCGTTATTCTCGTCAAAATAAACCGGAATGCCACCACCGCCGGCAGCAATAACAATATTGCCGTTCTCCAGCAATTGCCGAATGATCTCTTTATTCACAATGTCAACGGGTGCAGGCGAGGGGACGACCCGCCGGTAGCCATCTTTACTTTTCGATGTGGATTTAAACTCCCATCCTTTTTGTTCGGCCAGTTGGTCTGCTTCTGTTTTGTTGTAGGCTTTTCCAATTCGTTTCGATGGATTTTGAAATGCCGGATCATTGGCATCGATTTCAACCAGCGTAACCATTGAAATGACGTTTTTATCGATGCCGTTTTTGTTGAGCACGTTGCGCATCATCCGTTCGATCATAAAACCAATACCACCCTGTGAGTCGGCTACGCAAATATTTAGTGGCATGGGAGCAATTCCATACAATTGTTCGCCGGCGTCGTTACGCATTAATATATTGCCTACCTGCGGCCCGTTGCCGTGTGTCAGTACCAGTTCGTAACCTTCGCGGAGCAAAGGTACCAGGTTTTCAAGTGTATCGGTTACATTTTTTTCCTGCTGAACGATGGTTCCTTCTTCGTTATCGCGCAGAATGGCGTTTCCGCCCAAAGCAACAACAGCTCGTCTTTTCATCTTATTAAAATTGTTTATTTATTCGGTATAAGATGTAACTCCCGATGAATTTTAATCATTTTCATGGTGCATTTTAAAATGTTAAAATT harbors:
- a CDS encoding phosphatase PAP2 family protein, whose product is MQNHSTLIANILVAALLLFSIQSIASDKKKPERISLLTTETIPSYAFHNDSIHRIDFRYADKKRGFKPFIAPSILIAGGTILHFSDWKYDIDQWRWEHFNYTGNLDDYLRFAPIAAVYSLNAFGIEGKNNIGNQTVILGKSMILTTIFTKSLKNILDVERPTGEPQSMPSGHTAIVFAAAQWMHREYSEISPWYSVGAYACATTVGIMRISKGSHWASDVMVGAGVGIISTELIYLTHQYKWDREHLKNLDIFPWKTGRQKGLALMYTF
- the argF gene encoding ornithine carbamoyltransferase, giving the protein MTNNLKNRNFLKLLDFTPNEINELLDLAASLKKAKYEGSEKPLLTGKNIALIFEKASTRTRCAFEVAAYDQGAQVTYLGPSGSQIGQKETMKDTARVLGKMYDGIEYRGFGQGIVEELGEFAGVPVWNGLTNEFHPTQILADFLTMKEHSNKPLSEVKFCYLGDARNNMGNSLMVGAAKLGMDFRAAAPKACQPSEELQAKCREIAVQTGGKITITEDVATAVKDCDFLYTDVWVSMGEPDEVWQERIKLLLPYQVNKKAMKLTGNPDVKFLHCLPAFHNRDTKIGEQIYQKFGLEAMEVTEEVFESKASLVFDEAENRMHTIKAVMVATLA
- a CDS encoding carbamate kinase; translation: MKRRAVVALGGNAILRDNEEGTIVQQEKNVTDTLENLVPLLREGYELVLTHGNGPQVGNILMRNDAGEQLYGIAPMPLNICVADSQGGIGFMIERMMRNVLNKNGIDKNVISMVTLVEIDANDPAFQNPSKRIGKAYNKTEADQLAEQKGWEFKSTSKSKDGYRRVVPSPAPVDIVNKEIIRQLLENGNIVIAAGGGGIPVYFDENNDVRTLDAVIDKDMASGMLATNINANELYILTDVPFIYKDFGQETQQKLEFLNYSDTLKHLENGTFAEGTMEPKIKACLNFIKNGGSKSIITEATKLADKSYGSKITMEYEKRECEN